A part of Gambusia affinis linkage group LG19, SWU_Gaff_1.0, whole genome shotgun sequence genomic DNA contains:
- the arhgap27l gene encoding rho GTPase-activating protein 12 isoform X5, with the protein MATTSMVPSKGLGLVLVEFEYEYKDQNGVLVTIKPNERYVLLAKTNDHWWHVRNDSSSKVFYIPAKYVKELPTNFPSLLDFADKHSPEPVPHPVVAPVPVPVPVPVPVPVPKSLEEPGGTRTKQNDEVTIRLRPDNSNRHHRNENRMSTFGVYLDLPDLAHASPRVHTNHSAGSAETGTTASTGTTNMADSKKQPHVKGHHEDQQDSGKPRVPSFSPADPRTSSRHQNQPIPVGMPVVPPHSKTSEGRHDNKQQKEEPEEEEVAEEATTSESSEEEEECRGHHIYESIQDLNLDLEALSLKKAPPAAPESSLPAAAPPSSQDRSSLTPSSPIYANVCSLKKTSTPQISISSPTSADLDQSEAGHAPLSPSSSSSMISPASPLSPQDAWQVHTDQESGRRFFYHPLTRQTTWSDHRGHTPAGDMDLSSPLSPASSQGSCEWEELLDEASGRVYYHNHKTGTTSWDLPDPTTPLSPAGSTGSRNQDDVPPPLPKPDYSVDGHNNGDSVFTLSQIPRAQLDGQQKQQEMFSPGHRRISSDLTNSSRKNSPDSPQFHSRLKLRRNLSNNSTGKPQHHCHLLEKAGIVNKTKLVDHGKKLRKNWTQSWTVLHGGILTFHKDPKFAPAGNTNKASQIIPEYTVELKGASVQWAAKDKSSKKFVLELKTRQGCEYLIQYDTESIILDWYKVIQETIHQLTPHQLEPEHLSEDEDNSDREDRTRGSTRSNSGADLEQSRIRSKLRRFLQRRPTLQSVKEKGYIRDNVFGCHLDVLCHRENSTIPKFVEKCIKTVERRGLDVDGIYRVSGNLAVIQRLRHKADHEEHLDLEDGQWEEIHVITGALKLFFRELPEPLFPFCCFDKFIATIQLSDYSQRVSYTKDLVRSLPLPNYDTMKLLFKHLRRVIDHKDSNRMSVQSVAIVFGPTLLWPQIENANMTVHMVFQSQIVELMLNQFKEIFAET; encoded by the exons ATGGCAACGACCTCCATGGTGCCGAGCAAAG GTCttggtctggttctggtggagTTTGAGTATGAATACAAAGATCAGAACGGGGTTCTGGTCACCATCAAACCCAATGAGCGCTACGTCCTGCTGGCCAAGACCAACGACCACTGGTGGCACGTCCGGAACGACAGCAGCTCCAAAGTCTTCTACATCCCGGCCAAGTACGTCAAAGAGCTACCCACCAACTTCCCATCACTATTGGACTTTGCTGACAAACACAGTCCAGAACCGGTCCCTCATCCTGTGGTGGCTCCAgttcctgttcctgttcctgttccggttccggttccggttccaAAGAGTCTGGAGGAGCCTGGAGGAACCAGAACTAAGCAAAATGATGAGGTGACGATCCGCCTCAGACCCGACAATTCCAACCGGCACCACCGCAATGAGAACCGCATGTCCACTTTCGGCGTATATCTAGACTTACCGGACTTGGCACATGCATCACCGAGGGTCCATACAAACCACTCCGCTGGTTCTGCTGAGACTGGAACCACAGCTTCCACTGGGACTACAAACATGGCTGACAGTAAAAAGCAGCCCCATGTCAAGGGGCACCATGAGGACCAACAAGATTCTGGGAAACCGCGGGTTCCCAGCTTTAGTCCGGCGGACCCGCGGACATCCAGCCGGCACCAGAACCAGCCCATCCCTGTGGGAATGCCCGTGGTTCCCCCTCACAGCAAAACATCTGAGGGTCGTCATGACAacaagcagcagaaagaggagcCAGAAGAAGAGGAGGTGGCTGAGGAGGCAACAACGTCAGAGagcagtgaggaagaggaggagtgtCGAGGTCACCACATCTACGAGTCCATCCAGGACCTGAATCTGGACCTGGAGGCTCTGAGCCTAAAGAAGGCTCCACCAGCTGCACCTGAGTCTTCGCTTCCTGCTGCGGCTCCGCCCTCCTCACAG gacCGAAGCTCGCTCACCCCTAGTTCACCGATCTATGCCAACGTCTGCTCACTCAAGAAAACTTCTACTCCTCAGATCTCCATCTCCTCCCCAACAAGTGCAGACCTTGACCAATCTGAAGCAGGCCACGCCCCCTTATCTCcaagctcctcctccagcatGATAAGCCCCGCCTCTCCTCTCAGCCCACAAGACGCATGGCAG GTCCACACTGATCAGGAGAGTGGCAGGAGGTTTTTTTACCACCCTCTAACCAGACAGACCACCTGGTCGGACCACCGAGGCCACACGCCGGCCGGAGACATGGACCTGTCCAGTCCGCTCTCCCCGGCCTCCTCTCAG GGTTCCTGTGAGTgggaggagctgctggacgAAGCATCAGGGCGAGTCTACTACCACAACCATAAAACAGGAACCACGTCCTGGGATCTCCCTGACCCGACAACCCCATTATCTCCAGCTGGATCCACAGGCAGCAGAAACCAGGACGACGTCCCG CCTCCTCTACCAAAGCCAGATTATTCCGTGGACGGACACAACAATGGAGACTCTGTCTTTACG CTTTCACAGATTCCCAGAGCCCAGCTGGACGgccagcagaagcagcaggag ATGTTTTCCCCGGGACACAGAAGGATATCCTCGGACCTCACGAACTCTTCCAGGAAGAATTCACCAGACAGTCCGCAG TTTCATAGTAGGCTCAAGCTGAGGAGGAACCTGTCCAACAACAGCACAGGCAAACCCCAGCACCAT TGCCATCTGCTGGAAAAGGCAGGAATTGTTAATAAGACCAAATTGGTTGATCATGGCAAAAAGTTGAG GAAGAACTGGACTCAGTCCTGGACAGTCCTCCATGGTGGGATTCTTACTTTTCACAAAGATCCCAAATTTGCCCCAGCTGGAAACACT AACAAAGCATCGCAGATTATTCCAGAATACACTGTGGAACTGAAAGGGGCGTCGGTCCAATGGGCTGCCAAAGACAAGTCCTCCAAAAAGTTTGTTCTGGAG ctgaaGACTCGTCAAGGCTGCGAGTATCTGATCCAGTACGACACGGAGAGCATCATCTTGGACTGGTACAAAGTCATCCAGGAAACCATCCATCAGCTGACGCCTCATCAGCTG GAACCGGAGCATCTAAGCGAAGACGAGGATAACTCAGACAGAGAGGACAGGACGAGGGGAT CCACCAGGAGCAATTCAGGAGCAGATTTAGAGCAGAGCCGGATCCGGAGCAAACTGAGACGCTTCCTGCAGAGGAGACCGACGCTGCAGAGCGTCAAAGAGAAGGGATACATCCGAG ACAACGTGTTTGGCTGCCACCTGGACGTTCTCTGTCACAGGGAAAACTCCACCATTCCCAAGTTTGTggagaaatgcatcaaaacgGTGGAGAGGAGAG GTCTGGATGTTGATGGGATCTACAGAGTGAGCGGGAACCTGGCTGTGATCCAGAGACTCCGACATAAAGCCGATCACG AGGAACATTTGGACCTGGAGGACGGACAGTGGGAGGAAATCCACGTGATCACTGGAGCACTGAAGCTCTTCTTCAGGGAGCTTCCAGAACCGTTGTTTCCCTTCTGCTGCTTTGACAAGTTCATCGCCACCATCC AACTTTCTGACTACAGCCAGAGGGTTTCTTACACAAAGGACCTGGTCCGCTCTCTGCCGCTGCCGAACTACGACACCATGAAGCTGCTTTTCAAACACCTGCGCAG GGTCATCGACCACAAAGACTCCAACAGGATGTCGGTTCAGAGCGTCGCCATTGTGTTTGGGCCCACGCTGCTCTGGCCGCAGATCGAGAACGCCAACATGACGGTCCACATGGTCTTCCAGAGCCAGATCGTCGAGCTCATGCTCAACCAATTCAAAGAGATCTTTGCTGAGACGTAG
- the arhgap27l gene encoding rho GTPase-activating protein 12 isoform X6, producing MATTSMVPSKGLGLVLVEFEYEYKDQNGVLVTIKPNERYVLLAKTNDHWWHVRNDSSSKVFYIPAKYVKELPTNFPSLLDFADKHSPEPVPHPVVAPVPVPVPVPVPVPVPKSLEEPGGTRTKQNDEVTIRLRPDNSNRHHRNENRMSTFGVYLDLPDLAHASPRVHTNHSAGSAETGTTASTGTTNMADSKKQPHVKGHHEDQQDSGKPRVPSFSPADPRTSSRHQNQPIPVGMPVVPPHSKTSEGRHDNKQQKEEPEEEEVAEEATTSESSEEEEECRGHHIYESIQDLNLDLEALSLKKAPPAAPESSLPAAAPPSSQDRSSLTPSSPIYANVCSLKKTSTPQISISSPTSADLDQSEAGHAPLSPSSSSSMISPASPLSPQDAWQVHTDQESGRRFFYHPLTRQTTWSDHRGHTPAGDMDLSSPLSPASSQGSCEWEELLDEASGRVYYHNHKTGTTSWDLPDPTTPLSPAGSTGSRNQDDVPPPLPKPDYSVDGHNNGDSVFTLSQIPRAQLDGQQKQQEMFSPGHRRISSDLTNSSRKNSPDSPQCHLLEKAGIVNKTKLVDHGKKLRKNWTQSWTVLHGGILTFHKDPKFAPAGNTNKASQIIPEYTVELKGASVQWAAKDKSSKKFVLELKTRQGCEYLIQYDTESIILDWYKVIQETIHQLTPHQLEPEHLSEDEDNSDREDRTRGSTRSNSGADLEQSRIRSKLRRFLQRRPTLQSVKEKGYIRDNVFGCHLDVLCHRENSTIPKFVEKCIKTVERRGLDVDGIYRVSGNLAVIQRLRHKADHEEHLDLEDGQWEEIHVITGALKLFFRELPEPLFPFCCFDKFIATIQLSDYSQRVSYTKDLVRSLPLPNYDTMKLLFKHLRRVIDHKDSNRMSVQSVAIVFGPTLLWPQIENANMTVHMVFQSQIVELMLNQFKEIFAET from the exons ATGGCAACGACCTCCATGGTGCCGAGCAAAG GTCttggtctggttctggtggagTTTGAGTATGAATACAAAGATCAGAACGGGGTTCTGGTCACCATCAAACCCAATGAGCGCTACGTCCTGCTGGCCAAGACCAACGACCACTGGTGGCACGTCCGGAACGACAGCAGCTCCAAAGTCTTCTACATCCCGGCCAAGTACGTCAAAGAGCTACCCACCAACTTCCCATCACTATTGGACTTTGCTGACAAACACAGTCCAGAACCGGTCCCTCATCCTGTGGTGGCTCCAgttcctgttcctgttcctgttccggttccggttccggttccaAAGAGTCTGGAGGAGCCTGGAGGAACCAGAACTAAGCAAAATGATGAGGTGACGATCCGCCTCAGACCCGACAATTCCAACCGGCACCACCGCAATGAGAACCGCATGTCCACTTTCGGCGTATATCTAGACTTACCGGACTTGGCACATGCATCACCGAGGGTCCATACAAACCACTCCGCTGGTTCTGCTGAGACTGGAACCACAGCTTCCACTGGGACTACAAACATGGCTGACAGTAAAAAGCAGCCCCATGTCAAGGGGCACCATGAGGACCAACAAGATTCTGGGAAACCGCGGGTTCCCAGCTTTAGTCCGGCGGACCCGCGGACATCCAGCCGGCACCAGAACCAGCCCATCCCTGTGGGAATGCCCGTGGTTCCCCCTCACAGCAAAACATCTGAGGGTCGTCATGACAacaagcagcagaaagaggagcCAGAAGAAGAGGAGGTGGCTGAGGAGGCAACAACGTCAGAGagcagtgaggaagaggaggagtgtCGAGGTCACCACATCTACGAGTCCATCCAGGACCTGAATCTGGACCTGGAGGCTCTGAGCCTAAAGAAGGCTCCACCAGCTGCACCTGAGTCTTCGCTTCCTGCTGCGGCTCCGCCCTCCTCACAG gacCGAAGCTCGCTCACCCCTAGTTCACCGATCTATGCCAACGTCTGCTCACTCAAGAAAACTTCTACTCCTCAGATCTCCATCTCCTCCCCAACAAGTGCAGACCTTGACCAATCTGAAGCAGGCCACGCCCCCTTATCTCcaagctcctcctccagcatGATAAGCCCCGCCTCTCCTCTCAGCCCACAAGACGCATGGCAG GTCCACACTGATCAGGAGAGTGGCAGGAGGTTTTTTTACCACCCTCTAACCAGACAGACCACCTGGTCGGACCACCGAGGCCACACGCCGGCCGGAGACATGGACCTGTCCAGTCCGCTCTCCCCGGCCTCCTCTCAG GGTTCCTGTGAGTgggaggagctgctggacgAAGCATCAGGGCGAGTCTACTACCACAACCATAAAACAGGAACCACGTCCTGGGATCTCCCTGACCCGACAACCCCATTATCTCCAGCTGGATCCACAGGCAGCAGAAACCAGGACGACGTCCCG CCTCCTCTACCAAAGCCAGATTATTCCGTGGACGGACACAACAATGGAGACTCTGTCTTTACG CTTTCACAGATTCCCAGAGCCCAGCTGGACGgccagcagaagcagcaggag ATGTTTTCCCCGGGACACAGAAGGATATCCTCGGACCTCACGAACTCTTCCAGGAAGAATTCACCAGACAGTCCGCAG TGCCATCTGCTGGAAAAGGCAGGAATTGTTAATAAGACCAAATTGGTTGATCATGGCAAAAAGTTGAG GAAGAACTGGACTCAGTCCTGGACAGTCCTCCATGGTGGGATTCTTACTTTTCACAAAGATCCCAAATTTGCCCCAGCTGGAAACACT AACAAAGCATCGCAGATTATTCCAGAATACACTGTGGAACTGAAAGGGGCGTCGGTCCAATGGGCTGCCAAAGACAAGTCCTCCAAAAAGTTTGTTCTGGAG ctgaaGACTCGTCAAGGCTGCGAGTATCTGATCCAGTACGACACGGAGAGCATCATCTTGGACTGGTACAAAGTCATCCAGGAAACCATCCATCAGCTGACGCCTCATCAGCTG GAACCGGAGCATCTAAGCGAAGACGAGGATAACTCAGACAGAGAGGACAGGACGAGGGGAT CCACCAGGAGCAATTCAGGAGCAGATTTAGAGCAGAGCCGGATCCGGAGCAAACTGAGACGCTTCCTGCAGAGGAGACCGACGCTGCAGAGCGTCAAAGAGAAGGGATACATCCGAG ACAACGTGTTTGGCTGCCACCTGGACGTTCTCTGTCACAGGGAAAACTCCACCATTCCCAAGTTTGTggagaaatgcatcaaaacgGTGGAGAGGAGAG GTCTGGATGTTGATGGGATCTACAGAGTGAGCGGGAACCTGGCTGTGATCCAGAGACTCCGACATAAAGCCGATCACG AGGAACATTTGGACCTGGAGGACGGACAGTGGGAGGAAATCCACGTGATCACTGGAGCACTGAAGCTCTTCTTCAGGGAGCTTCCAGAACCGTTGTTTCCCTTCTGCTGCTTTGACAAGTTCATCGCCACCATCC AACTTTCTGACTACAGCCAGAGGGTTTCTTACACAAAGGACCTGGTCCGCTCTCTGCCGCTGCCGAACTACGACACCATGAAGCTGCTTTTCAAACACCTGCGCAG GGTCATCGACCACAAAGACTCCAACAGGATGTCGGTTCAGAGCGTCGCCATTGTGTTTGGGCCCACGCTGCTCTGGCCGCAGATCGAGAACGCCAACATGACGGTCCACATGGTCTTCCAGAGCCAGATCGTCGAGCTCATGCTCAACCAATTCAAAGAGATCTTTGCTGAGACGTAG
- the arhgap27l gene encoding rho GTPase-activating protein 12 isoform X1, whose translation MATTSMVPSKGLGLVLVEFEYEYKDQNGVLVTIKPNERYVLLAKTNDHWWHVRNDSSSKVFYIPAKYVKELPTNFPSLLDFADKHSPEPVPHPVVAPVPVPVPVPVPVPVPKSLEEPGGTRTKQNDEVTIRLRPDNSNRHHRNENRMSTFGVYLDLPDLAHASPRVHTNHSAGSAETGTTASTGTTNMADSKKQPHVKGHHEDQQDSGKPRVPSFSPADPRTSSRHQNQPIPVGMPVVPPHSKTSEGRHDNKQQKEEPEEEEVAEEATTSESSEEEEECRGHHIYESIQDLNLDLEALSLKKAPPAAPESSLPAAAPPSSQDRSSLTPSSPIYANVCSLKKTSTPQISISSPTSADLDQSEAGHAPLSPSSSSSMISPASPLSPQDAWQVHTDQESGRRFFYHPLTRQTTWSDHRGHTPAGDMDLSSPLSPASSQGSCEWEELLDEASGRVYYHNHKTGTTSWDLPDPTTPLSPAGSTGSRNQDDVPPPLPKPDYSVDGHNNGDSVFTLSQIPRAQLDGQQKQQEQRLMGNGVPAEGGAAQVRIMRHSIAEDMFSPGHRRISSDLTNSSRKNSPDSPQFHSRLKLRRNLSNNSTGKPQHHCHLLEKAGIVNKTKLVDHGKKLRKNWTQSWTVLHGGILTFHKDPKFAPAGNTNKASQIIPEYTVELKGASVQWAAKDKSSKKFVLELKTRQGCEYLIQYDTESIILDWYKVIQETIHQLTPHQLEPEHLSEDEDNSDREDRTRGSTRSNSGADLEQSRIRSKLRRFLQRRPTLQSVKEKGYIRDNVFGCHLDVLCHRENSTIPKFVEKCIKTVERRGLDVDGIYRVSGNLAVIQRLRHKADHEEHLDLEDGQWEEIHVITGALKLFFRELPEPLFPFCCFDKFIATIQLSDYSQRVSYTKDLVRSLPLPNYDTMKLLFKHLRRVIDHKDSNRMSVQSVAIVFGPTLLWPQIENANMTVHMVFQSQIVELMLNQFKEIFAET comes from the exons ATGGCAACGACCTCCATGGTGCCGAGCAAAG GTCttggtctggttctggtggagTTTGAGTATGAATACAAAGATCAGAACGGGGTTCTGGTCACCATCAAACCCAATGAGCGCTACGTCCTGCTGGCCAAGACCAACGACCACTGGTGGCACGTCCGGAACGACAGCAGCTCCAAAGTCTTCTACATCCCGGCCAAGTACGTCAAAGAGCTACCCACCAACTTCCCATCACTATTGGACTTTGCTGACAAACACAGTCCAGAACCGGTCCCTCATCCTGTGGTGGCTCCAgttcctgttcctgttcctgttccggttccggttccggttccaAAGAGTCTGGAGGAGCCTGGAGGAACCAGAACTAAGCAAAATGATGAGGTGACGATCCGCCTCAGACCCGACAATTCCAACCGGCACCACCGCAATGAGAACCGCATGTCCACTTTCGGCGTATATCTAGACTTACCGGACTTGGCACATGCATCACCGAGGGTCCATACAAACCACTCCGCTGGTTCTGCTGAGACTGGAACCACAGCTTCCACTGGGACTACAAACATGGCTGACAGTAAAAAGCAGCCCCATGTCAAGGGGCACCATGAGGACCAACAAGATTCTGGGAAACCGCGGGTTCCCAGCTTTAGTCCGGCGGACCCGCGGACATCCAGCCGGCACCAGAACCAGCCCATCCCTGTGGGAATGCCCGTGGTTCCCCCTCACAGCAAAACATCTGAGGGTCGTCATGACAacaagcagcagaaagaggagcCAGAAGAAGAGGAGGTGGCTGAGGAGGCAACAACGTCAGAGagcagtgaggaagaggaggagtgtCGAGGTCACCACATCTACGAGTCCATCCAGGACCTGAATCTGGACCTGGAGGCTCTGAGCCTAAAGAAGGCTCCACCAGCTGCACCTGAGTCTTCGCTTCCTGCTGCGGCTCCGCCCTCCTCACAG gacCGAAGCTCGCTCACCCCTAGTTCACCGATCTATGCCAACGTCTGCTCACTCAAGAAAACTTCTACTCCTCAGATCTCCATCTCCTCCCCAACAAGTGCAGACCTTGACCAATCTGAAGCAGGCCACGCCCCCTTATCTCcaagctcctcctccagcatGATAAGCCCCGCCTCTCCTCTCAGCCCACAAGACGCATGGCAG GTCCACACTGATCAGGAGAGTGGCAGGAGGTTTTTTTACCACCCTCTAACCAGACAGACCACCTGGTCGGACCACCGAGGCCACACGCCGGCCGGAGACATGGACCTGTCCAGTCCGCTCTCCCCGGCCTCCTCTCAG GGTTCCTGTGAGTgggaggagctgctggacgAAGCATCAGGGCGAGTCTACTACCACAACCATAAAACAGGAACCACGTCCTGGGATCTCCCTGACCCGACAACCCCATTATCTCCAGCTGGATCCACAGGCAGCAGAAACCAGGACGACGTCCCG CCTCCTCTACCAAAGCCAGATTATTCCGTGGACGGACACAACAATGGAGACTCTGTCTTTACG CTTTCACAGATTCCCAGAGCCCAGCTGGACGgccagcagaagcagcaggag CAGAGGCTGATGGGTAATGGAGTCCCTGCGGAGGGAGGAGCTGCACAAGTCAGGATCATGAGACACAGTATTGCTGAAGAT ATGTTTTCCCCGGGACACAGAAGGATATCCTCGGACCTCACGAACTCTTCCAGGAAGAATTCACCAGACAGTCCGCAG TTTCATAGTAGGCTCAAGCTGAGGAGGAACCTGTCCAACAACAGCACAGGCAAACCCCAGCACCAT TGCCATCTGCTGGAAAAGGCAGGAATTGTTAATAAGACCAAATTGGTTGATCATGGCAAAAAGTTGAG GAAGAACTGGACTCAGTCCTGGACAGTCCTCCATGGTGGGATTCTTACTTTTCACAAAGATCCCAAATTTGCCCCAGCTGGAAACACT AACAAAGCATCGCAGATTATTCCAGAATACACTGTGGAACTGAAAGGGGCGTCGGTCCAATGGGCTGCCAAAGACAAGTCCTCCAAAAAGTTTGTTCTGGAG ctgaaGACTCGTCAAGGCTGCGAGTATCTGATCCAGTACGACACGGAGAGCATCATCTTGGACTGGTACAAAGTCATCCAGGAAACCATCCATCAGCTGACGCCTCATCAGCTG GAACCGGAGCATCTAAGCGAAGACGAGGATAACTCAGACAGAGAGGACAGGACGAGGGGAT CCACCAGGAGCAATTCAGGAGCAGATTTAGAGCAGAGCCGGATCCGGAGCAAACTGAGACGCTTCCTGCAGAGGAGACCGACGCTGCAGAGCGTCAAAGAGAAGGGATACATCCGAG ACAACGTGTTTGGCTGCCACCTGGACGTTCTCTGTCACAGGGAAAACTCCACCATTCCCAAGTTTGTggagaaatgcatcaaaacgGTGGAGAGGAGAG GTCTGGATGTTGATGGGATCTACAGAGTGAGCGGGAACCTGGCTGTGATCCAGAGACTCCGACATAAAGCCGATCACG AGGAACATTTGGACCTGGAGGACGGACAGTGGGAGGAAATCCACGTGATCACTGGAGCACTGAAGCTCTTCTTCAGGGAGCTTCCAGAACCGTTGTTTCCCTTCTGCTGCTTTGACAAGTTCATCGCCACCATCC AACTTTCTGACTACAGCCAGAGGGTTTCTTACACAAAGGACCTGGTCCGCTCTCTGCCGCTGCCGAACTACGACACCATGAAGCTGCTTTTCAAACACCTGCGCAG GGTCATCGACCACAAAGACTCCAACAGGATGTCGGTTCAGAGCGTCGCCATTGTGTTTGGGCCCACGCTGCTCTGGCCGCAGATCGAGAACGCCAACATGACGGTCCACATGGTCTTCCAGAGCCAGATCGTCGAGCTCATGCTCAACCAATTCAAAGAGATCTTTGCTGAGACGTAG